In Nitrospirota bacterium, a single window of DNA contains:
- a CDS encoding helix-turn-helix domain-containing protein, which yields MKIEIDISPEILDMIADRVIEKLKPLLAAEEKGKTEKDEIFNVRSLAYYLKVSTKWIYDLTRSNEIPHVKIKGQLRFRKSEIDIWYQQHSVLPEKRFYSRK from the coding sequence ATGAAAATTGAAATAGACATATCTCCCGAGATACTGGATATGATCGCTGATCGGGTGATCGAAAAACTGAAGCCGCTTCTTGCTGCTGAGGAGAAAGGAAAAACAGAAAAAGACGAGATATTCAACGTCAGAAGTCTGGCATACTATCTGAAGGTATCAACAAAATGGATTTACGATCTCACCCGATCAAATGAAATACCGCATGTCAAAATCAAGGGACAGCTCAGGTTCAGAAAGAGCGAAATTGATATCTGGTACCAGCAGCACAGCGTACTTCCGGAAAAACGGTTCTACAGCAGGAAATAA
- a CDS encoding DUF4019 domain-containing protein: MRYAAVIIAVMVLCSFSGICTAQSSEQKEKDAQETALRWLKLVDEGKYGESWETAAQLFKSAVPGEQWKMSLNSARKPLGRTLARKLVSSQYSTELPGAPDGEYVVLRYETSFENKKSAVETVTPMKDKDGKWRVSGYYIK; encoded by the coding sequence ATGAGGTATGCAGCAGTTATCATTGCCGTAATGGTTTTGTGTTCCTTTTCAGGGATATGTACTGCACAGTCCTCTGAACAGAAGGAAAAAGATGCACAGGAAACCGCGCTGCGATGGCTGAAACTGGTGGACGAAGGAAAATACGGAGAAAGCTGGGAAACTGCTGCGCAATTATTCAAATCGGCTGTTCCGGGAGAACAGTGGAAAATGTCGCTGAATTCAGCAAGAAAGCCCCTTGGCAGGACCCTCGCAAGGAAACTTGTGTCAAGCCAATACAGTACCGAACTTCCAGGAGCCCCTGACGGTGAATACGTCGTTCTCCGATATGAGACCTCATTTGAAAACAAGAAGTCAGCTGTTGAAACGGTAACTCCAATGAAGGACAAGGATGGAAAATGGAGAGTGTCAGGGTATTACATTAAATAG
- a CDS encoding restriction endonuclease: MSLQIIKASGKSEEFDITKLVDSLVRSGASESIAQEIAEKVENQLSPASHTKHIFRLAKRLLKQYNRVSDMRYSIKKAIYALGPSGYQFEKYFGRILKEYGYSVEVNRILRGYCVSHEIDVLAVKENRGFVIECKYRSNGGVPTDVKIALYVNSRFNDIRKAYESSPEQRLIIKEGWLVTNTRCSSDAIKYAECVGLKIVSWKYPEKESLEKMIENRRLYPVTILSSIRKNSIETLFRNNIILAKDIADLDEKAFLGRSGIDAGTALNLKREADELCV; encoded by the coding sequence ATGTCGTTACAGATCATTAAGGCATCAGGCAAATCCGAGGAATTCGACATCACAAAGCTCGTCGATTCCCTTGTCCGTTCAGGGGCATCCGAGAGCATTGCGCAGGAAATCGCTGAAAAGGTCGAAAATCAGCTGAGTCCTGCGTCCCATACCAAACATATCTTCAGGTTGGCAAAAAGACTCCTGAAACAGTACAACCGTGTCTCTGACATGAGGTATTCCATAAAAAAGGCGATCTATGCACTGGGTCCTTCAGGGTACCAGTTCGAGAAATATTTCGGCAGGATACTGAAGGAATACGGGTATTCCGTTGAGGTAAACCGCATACTCCGCGGATACTGTGTCTCACACGAAATTGATGTCCTTGCGGTGAAGGAAAACAGGGGTTTCGTCATCGAATGCAAGTATCGCAGCAACGGCGGCGTCCCGACCGATGTGAAAATCGCGCTCTATGTCAATTCGAGATTCAATGATATCAGAAAGGCGTATGAGTCATCTCCCGAGCAACGCCTCATCATCAAGGAGGGTTGGCTCGTAACCAATACCCGTTGCAGCAGCGATGCGATAAAATACGCTGAATGTGTGGGATTGAAAATAGTAAGCTGGAAATACCCTGAAAAAGAAAGCCTTGAGAAAATGATCGAAAACAGGAGGCTTTATCCGGTAACTATCCTCTCATCCATCAGAAAGAACTCGATTGAAACCCTTTTCCGGAACAATATCATCCTTGCCAAAGATATTGCTGATCTGGACGAAAAAGCCTTTTTGGGGAGAAGCGGAATTGACGCCGGAACCGCCCTGAACCTCAAGAGAGAAGCAGATGAACTCTGTGTGTAG